The following coding sequences are from one Pseudonocardia sp. HH130630-07 window:
- a CDS encoding isochorismate synthase has translation MTVAPALTALRVRTRPLRLDGPLLDVLPGRSGELCWVRGGDGLVGWGEAARFTGTGPDRFADADRWWRSVVAGLDVRDDVGLPGTGAVAFASFTFDRRSPGSALVVPRTVVGRRGDRAWITEITPAGQPQDGPALPVPAPVRSAVRLRYADGEAPAHRYRTAVAEAVRRMRAGELDKVVLAHDLLAHADAPLDPRALLQALARRYPTCWSFAVDGLVGATPELLLRLDGTTLESRVLAGTMWPSGSGTGGTGGTGGTGGTGGTDVAGALAGSAKDLREHAYAVDSLAASLRPLVAELQVPRRPSVLTLPNVSHLASDVRARLDPARPASLLTLLGAVHPTAAVGGTPTPDATAVIAEIEGLDRGRYAGPVGYVDADGGGETGIALRCAEVGGRTARLFAGCGIVAASDPDAEVREAAAKMRAVREALED, from the coding sequence GTGACTGTCGCACCGGCCCTGACCGCGCTGCGCGTCCGTACCCGTCCGCTCCGGCTCGACGGACCGCTGCTCGACGTGCTCCCCGGCCGGTCCGGCGAGCTGTGCTGGGTCCGCGGCGGGGACGGTCTGGTCGGCTGGGGCGAGGCCGCCCGGTTCACCGGGACCGGCCCGGACCGGTTCGCCGACGCCGACCGCTGGTGGCGTTCCGTCGTGGCCGGGCTGGACGTGCGCGACGACGTCGGGTTGCCGGGCACCGGCGCGGTGGCCTTCGCCTCGTTCACCTTCGACCGCCGCTCGCCCGGGTCGGCGCTGGTGGTGCCGCGCACCGTCGTCGGGCGGCGCGGCGACCGGGCCTGGATCACCGAGATCACCCCGGCCGGGCAGCCGCAGGACGGTCCGGCGCTGCCGGTCCCGGCCCCGGTCCGGTCCGCCGTCCGGCTCCGCTACGCCGACGGCGAGGCACCCGCCCACCGGTACCGCACCGCCGTCGCCGAGGCGGTGCGCCGGATGCGGGCCGGTGAGCTGGACAAGGTCGTGCTCGCCCACGACCTGCTCGCCCACGCCGACGCCCCGCTGGACCCGAGGGCGCTGCTGCAGGCACTGGCCCGGCGGTACCCGACGTGCTGGAGCTTCGCCGTCGACGGCCTGGTCGGCGCCACCCCGGAGCTGCTGCTGCGGCTCGACGGGACCACCCTGGAGTCGCGGGTGCTCGCCGGGACGATGTGGCCCTCCGGCAGCGGCACCGGCGGCACCGGCGGCACCGGCGGCACCGGCGGCACCGGCGGCACCGACGTGGCCGGGGCGCTCGCCGGGTCGGCCAAGGACCTGCGCGAGCACGCCTACGCCGTCGACTCGCTGGCCGCGTCGCTGCGCCCGCTGGTCGCCGAGCTGCAGGTGCCCCGGCGCCCGTCGGTGCTGACCCTGCCGAACGTGTCGCACCTGGCCAGCGACGTCCGCGCCCGGCTCGACCCGGCCCGGCCCGCGTCGCTGCTCACACTGCTCGGGGCGGTGCACCCGACCGCCGCCGTCGGCGGGACACCGACCCCGGACGCGACCGCGGTGATCGCCGAGATCGAGGGGCTCGACCGCGGCCGGTACGCCGGGCCGGTCGGCTACGTCGACGCCGACGGCGGCGGCGAGACCGGGATCGCCCTGCGCTG
- a CDS encoding DUF3592 domain-containing protein, with the protein MTSPTGDVLTETRAAAGRLLARVRYRIPEIVLGVGVTITLLAVTALGGAFLTDARISANRATTAATVLDGSGYWRSVVRFVDEQGRLQTPGAGIAYPPGLSDRSNIYVEYDLTEPSRVRVAGRSAVDGILPVAGGLAVVWLVVGPTFVALRRRRDQPS; encoded by the coding sequence GTGACCAGTCCGACCGGCGATGTGCTGACCGAGACCCGTGCCGCGGCGGGCCGCCTGCTGGCGCGGGTCCGCTACCGGATCCCGGAGATCGTCCTGGGTGTCGGGGTCACGATCACCCTGCTCGCGGTGACCGCGCTGGGCGGCGCGTTCCTCACCGACGCCCGGATCTCGGCGAACCGGGCGACGACCGCGGCGACCGTGCTGGACGGGTCGGGCTACTGGCGCTCGGTCGTCCGGTTCGTCGACGAGCAGGGCCGGCTGCAGACCCCGGGCGCCGGCATCGCCTACCCGCCGGGGCTCAGCGACCGCTCCAACATCTACGTCGAGTACGACCTGACCGAGCCGAGCCGGGTCCGGGTCGCCGGGCGCAGCGCGGTCGACGGCATCCTCCCGGTCGCGGGCGGCCTGGCCGTCGTGTGGCTGGTCGTCGGCCCGACGTTCGTCGCGCTGCGGCGGCGCCGCGATCAGCCGTCCTGA
- a CDS encoding inositol monophosphatase family protein translates to MTAVPYVPRQVRPVDPALLSRALETAGRLANDAAEVITATLGREHGAAIDATAKTNPFDWVTDTDRTLERHTRRVLAAEFPDCPVVGEEYGADHGAADAPMRWVVDPVDGTANYVAGLPWCAYSLALVAVDGPAVGVVADPGRGQIYAAARGRGFRANGTPVPPARPARLAGSLVCAEDPEPGFVERARAGHAGVRVLGSAALAITQVALGHAVAAVLTRYHEWDVAGALCLATEAGALVLGRDGHEAALPAGGMLVVAPQVAAEVCALWRGQDG, encoded by the coding sequence ATGACGGCCGTCCCGTACGTCCCCCGGCAGGTGCGCCCGGTGGACCCCGCCCTGCTCTCGCGCGCACTGGAGACGGCAGGCCGGCTGGCCAACGACGCCGCCGAGGTGATCACGGCGACGCTGGGCCGCGAGCACGGCGCCGCGATCGACGCGACGGCCAAGACGAACCCGTTCGACTGGGTCACCGACACCGACCGGACGCTGGAGCGGCACACCCGCCGGGTGCTGGCCGCCGAGTTCCCGGACTGCCCGGTGGTGGGCGAGGAGTATGGAGCCGATCACGGGGCCGCGGACGCGCCGATGCGCTGGGTGGTCGATCCGGTGGACGGCACCGCGAACTACGTCGCCGGGCTGCCCTGGTGCGCGTACAGCCTGGCGCTGGTCGCCGTCGACGGGCCGGCCGTCGGCGTCGTCGCCGACCCGGGGCGCGGGCAGATCTACGCGGCCGCCCGCGGGCGGGGTTTCCGGGCCAACGGCACCCCGGTGCCCCCGGCTCGGCCGGCCCGGCTCGCCGGCTCGCTCGTGTGCGCCGAGGACCCGGAGCCGGGCTTCGTCGAGCGCGCCCGCGCCGGGCACGCCGGGGTCCGGGTGCTCGGGTCGGCGGCGCTGGCGATCACCCAGGTGGCGCTGGGCCACGCCGTCGCCGCGGTGCTGACCCGCTACCACGAGTGGGACGTCGCGGGCGCGCTCTGCCTGGCCACCGAGGCCGGGGCGCTGGTGCTCGGCCGGGACGGGCACGAGGCCGCGCTGCCCGCCGGCGGGATGCTCGTCGTCGCGCCGCAGGTCGCGGCCGAGGTGTGCGCGCTGTGGCGGGGTCAGGACGGCTGA
- a CDS encoding glycosyltransferase family 4 protein, whose translation MRVAIVSECFLPVVNGVTNSVLRVCEHLRAGGHEVLVIAPGSGETQEYDGVPVVRIPAVGLPVVNSMPVGVPSRRVLTALRAFRPDVVHLAAPFVVGARGLAAARRLGVPTVAVYQTDVAGFATSYGLGLTARAAWRWTCRLHSMADRTLAPSSWATGALRERGVPRVHQWARGVDTRRFTPSRRSTELRARLAPAGERLVGFVGRLAPEKQVERLAVLGAVPGTRLVVVGDGPSTEYLRDRLPSAAFLGHRGGAELAEIYASLDVFVHTGQAETFCQAVQEALASGVPVVAPDAGGPRDLVLPGRTGYLVAPRPDGGEPGDPVTDAADRELVAAVTALCDPDRNRAFGAAARQSVLRRTWTAVGDELLAHYGQVLRESAAPDRLAA comes from the coding sequence GTGCGCGTCGCAATCGTCTCCGAATGCTTCCTGCCGGTGGTCAACGGCGTCACCAACTCCGTGCTGCGGGTGTGCGAGCACCTGCGGGCCGGTGGTCACGAGGTGCTCGTGATCGCGCCCGGGTCGGGCGAGACGCAGGAGTACGACGGCGTCCCGGTCGTGCGGATCCCCGCGGTCGGGCTGCCGGTGGTCAACTCCATGCCGGTGGGCGTGCCGAGCCGCCGGGTGCTCACCGCGCTGCGGGCGTTCCGGCCGGACGTCGTGCACCTGGCCGCGCCGTTCGTGGTGGGGGCCAGGGGGCTGGCCGCCGCGCGCCGGCTCGGCGTGCCGACCGTGGCGGTCTACCAGACCGACGTCGCCGGGTTCGCCACGTCCTACGGCCTCGGGCTGACGGCCAGGGCCGCGTGGCGCTGGACCTGCCGGCTGCACTCGATGGCCGACCGCACGCTCGCGCCGTCGAGCTGGGCCACCGGTGCGCTGCGCGAGCGCGGGGTGCCGCGGGTGCACCAGTGGGCCCGCGGCGTCGACACCCGGCGGTTCACCCCGTCCCGGCGCAGCACCGAGCTGCGGGCCCGGCTGGCCCCGGCCGGCGAGCGGCTGGTCGGGTTCGTCGGCCGGCTCGCCCCGGAGAAGCAGGTCGAGCGGCTCGCGGTGCTGGGCGCCGTGCCCGGCACCCGGCTGGTCGTGGTCGGCGACGGGCCGAGCACGGAGTACCTGCGCGATCGGCTGCCGTCCGCGGCGTTCCTCGGGCACCGCGGCGGGGCCGAGCTGGCCGAGATCTACGCGAGCCTGGACGTGTTCGTGCACACCGGGCAGGCCGAGACGTTCTGCCAGGCGGTGCAGGAGGCGCTGGCCTCCGGGGTGCCGGTGGTGGCGCCGGACGCGGGCGGCCCGCGCGACCTGGTGCTGCCCGGCCGTACCGGCTACCTGGTGGCGCCCCGCCCGGACGGCGGTGAGCCCGGCGACCCGGTGACCGACGCCGCGGACCGGGAGCTGGTCGCCGCCGTCACCGCGCTGTGCGACCCGGACCGCAACCGCGCGTTCGGCGCCGCGGCCCGGCAGTCGGTGCTGCGCCGGACGTGGACCGCGGTCGGCGACGAGCTGCTGGCGCACTACGGCCAGGTGCTGCGTGAGTCGGCCGCACCGGACCGGCTGGCGGCGTGA
- a CDS encoding demethylmenaquinone methyltransferase, which translates to MSRAELDKDPHDVARMFDGVARRYDLTNTALSGGQDRYWRARTRRALALRPGERVLDLAAGTAVSTVELAKDGAWCVAADFSLGMLRAGAHRDVPKAAADALHLPFADGSFDAVTISFGLRNVSDTGAGLRELARVTRPGGRLVVCEFSTPTWAPFRALYQGAVLGHVLPAVARTVSSNPEAYLYLAESIRDWPDQPTLARTIAGAGWERVAWQNLTVGAVALHRAYKPA; encoded by the coding sequence GTGTCCCGCGCCGAGCTCGACAAGGATCCGCACGACGTCGCCCGCATGTTCGACGGCGTCGCCCGGCGTTACGACCTGACCAACACCGCGCTCTCCGGTGGCCAGGACCGCTACTGGCGGGCCCGGACCCGCCGGGCGCTGGCGCTGCGGCCGGGCGAGCGGGTGCTCGACCTCGCCGCCGGCACCGCCGTGTCCACCGTCGAGCTGGCCAAGGACGGCGCCTGGTGCGTCGCGGCCGACTTCTCGCTCGGCATGCTGCGGGCCGGTGCCCACCGGGACGTCCCGAAGGCCGCCGCGGACGCCCTGCACCTGCCCTTTGCCGACGGGTCGTTCGACGCCGTCACCATCTCCTTCGGGCTGCGCAACGTCTCCGACACCGGGGCGGGCCTGCGCGAGCTGGCCCGGGTGACCCGCCCCGGCGGGCGGCTGGTGGTCTGCGAGTTCTCCACCCCCACCTGGGCCCCGTTCCGGGCGCTCTACCAGGGCGCCGTGCTCGGCCACGTGCTGCCGGCGGTCGCCCGCACGGTGTCGTCGAACCCGGAGGCGTACCTCTACCTCGCCGAGTCCATCCGGGACTGGCCGGACCAGCCCACGCTGGCGCGGACCATCGCCGGGGCCGGCTGGGAGCGGGTGGCCTGGCAGAACCTGACCGTCGGCGCGGTCGCCCTGCACCGGGCGTACAAGCCGGCCTGA
- a CDS encoding class I SAM-dependent methyltransferase, translating into MHPQHTAPDDGGQVEILDLDAEVLAGHTASITARLAQRSAPHRIVDLGCGTGAGTFALLERFPGAQVTAVDSADAQLRALRESAAGRGVADRVQTVQADLDGDWPGLGRPDLVWASAAMHHMADPHRALARVHGLLAPGGVFAVVELAGFPRFLPATAPAGRPGLEERLHAAADAVAAGHVPHRGADWGPMLTAAGFTVADEFTVAVDVGRDGGRGDAVGRYALAGLRRMRGVAADTLDPADLAALDELLDADGPQGVAHRDDLAVRTERTVWLAHRP; encoded by the coding sequence ATGCATCCACAGCACACCGCCCCCGACGACGGCGGACAGGTCGAGATCCTCGATCTCGACGCCGAGGTCCTCGCCGGGCACACCGCGTCCATCACCGCCCGGCTGGCGCAGCGGTCCGCGCCGCACCGGATCGTGGACCTGGGCTGCGGCACCGGGGCGGGCACCTTCGCGCTCCTGGAGCGCTTCCCCGGCGCGCAGGTCACCGCGGTCGACTCCGCCGACGCCCAGCTACGGGCCCTGCGGGAGTCCGCGGCCGGGCGCGGCGTCGCGGACCGGGTACAGACCGTGCAGGCCGATCTCGACGGCGACTGGCCCGGCCTCGGGCGACCGGACCTCGTGTGGGCGTCCGCCGCGATGCACCACATGGCCGACCCGCACCGTGCCCTCGCCCGGGTGCACGGGCTGCTCGCGCCGGGCGGGGTGTTCGCCGTCGTCGAGCTGGCCGGCTTCCCCCGGTTCCTGCCCGCGACGGCCCCGGCGGGACGGCCGGGCCTGGAGGAGCGCCTGCACGCCGCGGCCGACGCCGTGGCCGCCGGGCACGTCCCGCACCGCGGCGCCGACTGGGGCCCGATGCTGACCGCGGCGGGGTTCACCGTCGCCGACGAGTTCACCGTCGCCGTCGACGTCGGGCGGGACGGCGGGCGCGGCGACGCCGTCGGCCGCTATGCGCTCGCCGGCCTGCGGCGGATGCGCGGCGTGGCCGCGGACACGCTCGACCCGGCGGACCTCGCCGCACTCGACGAGCTCCTCGACGCCGACGGCCCGCAGGGCGTCGCGCACCGCGACGACCTCGCCGTCCGGACCGAGCGCACGGTCTGGCTCGCCCACCGCCCCTGA
- a CDS encoding helix-turn-helix transcriptional regulator, with product MVGGDEQLDRLVRSRIRALRVAQGWSLEELSGRARLSQSSLSRIENGQRRLALDQLVTLARALDTTLDQLVDNATDDVVVGPTVDSAHGLMRWPVRSDPGLSVVRQRITEPPPENPAAMRAHPGREWLVVLSGTAVLLLGHRRFRVETNQAAEFPTMEPHAIGTAGGPCEIMGIFDRDARRGHQRDGDDRPGATP from the coding sequence GTGGTGGGGGGCGACGAGCAGCTGGACCGGCTCGTGCGCAGCCGGATCCGGGCGCTGCGGGTCGCCCAGGGGTGGTCGCTGGAGGAGCTGTCCGGCCGCGCCCGGCTCAGCCAGTCGTCGCTGAGCCGGATCGAGAACGGGCAGCGGCGGCTCGCGCTGGACCAGCTCGTCACCCTCGCGCGGGCGCTGGACACCACGCTCGACCAGCTCGTCGACAACGCGACCGACGACGTCGTCGTCGGCCCGACGGTGGACAGCGCGCACGGGCTGATGCGCTGGCCGGTCCGCAGCGACCCGGGGCTGAGCGTCGTGCGCCAGCGGATCACCGAGCCACCGCCGGAGAACCCGGCCGCGATGCGGGCGCACCCCGGCCGCGAGTGGCTCGTCGTGCTCTCCGGCACCGCCGTCCTGCTGCTGGGCCACCGGCGGTTCCGCGTCGAGACGAACCAGGCCGCCGAGTTCCCGACGATGGAGCCGCACGCGATCGGCACCGCGGGCGGGCCCTGCGAGATCATGGGCATCTTCGATCGCGACGCCCGCCGGGGCCACCAGCGCGACGGCGACGACCGCCCGGGTGCGACCCCGTGA
- a CDS encoding NADH-quinone oxidoreductase subunit A, whose amino-acid sequence MLDPYLPLVLLFVLAAGFALFSVASAPLIGPRRFNRAKLDSYECGIEPSPQPIVGGGRVPVAYYLTAMLFILFDIELVFMYPYAVVADAVGVFGFVAITLYIATIAFAYAYEWRRGGLEWS is encoded by the coding sequence ATGCTCGATCCCTATCTCCCGCTCGTACTGCTGTTCGTGTTGGCGGCGGGCTTCGCGCTGTTCTCCGTCGCCTCGGCGCCGCTGATCGGCCCGCGCCGGTTCAACCGGGCGAAGCTGGACTCCTACGAGTGCGGCATCGAGCCGTCGCCGCAGCCGATCGTCGGCGGCGGGCGCGTGCCGGTCGCCTACTACCTCACGGCGATGCTGTTCATCCTGTTCGACATCGAGCTGGTGTTCATGTACCCGTACGCCGTCGTCGCCGATGCGGTCGGCGTCTTCGGGTTCGTGGCCATCACGCTCTACATCGCCACGATCGCCTTCGCGTACGCCTACGAATGGCGTCGCGGCGGGCTCGAGTGGAGCTGA
- a CDS encoding NuoB/complex I 20 kDa subunit family protein, giving the protein MGLEENLPSGVLLTSVEKLVNWTRKSSLWPATFGLACCAIEMMTSGAPRYDLARFGMEVFRASPRQADLMIVAGRVSNKMAPVLRQIYDQMPEPRWVLAMGVCASSGGMFNNYAIVQGVDHVVPVDMYLPGCPPRPEMLIDAILKIHAKISDEPLGPKRAAELAESGYRTPMVPSSVKFAPKHKQLGALKNTPTVDVPNYLEPGAQPKPSTNQLAAGEKQELPSLADAARGGEQQ; this is encoded by the coding sequence ATGGGACTCGAGGAGAACCTGCCCAGCGGCGTCCTGCTGACCAGCGTCGAGAAGCTGGTCAACTGGACCCGGAAGTCGTCGCTCTGGCCCGCCACCTTCGGCCTGGCCTGCTGCGCCATCGAGATGATGACCTCCGGCGCCCCGCGCTACGACCTCGCCCGGTTCGGCATGGAGGTCTTCCGGGCCTCGCCGCGCCAGGCCGACCTGATGATCGTCGCGGGCCGGGTGAGCAACAAGATGGCGCCGGTCCTGCGCCAGATCTACGACCAGATGCCCGAGCCGCGCTGGGTGCTCGCGATGGGCGTCTGCGCCAGCTCCGGCGGCATGTTCAACAACTACGCGATCGTGCAGGGCGTCGACCACGTCGTGCCGGTGGACATGTACCTGCCCGGCTGCCCGCCGCGGCCGGAGATGCTGATCGACGCGATCCTCAAGATCCACGCCAAGATCTCCGACGAGCCGCTCGGCCCGAAGCGGGCCGCCGAGCTGGCCGAGTCCGGCTACCGCACGCCGATGGTGCCGTCGTCGGTCAAGTTCGCGCCCAAGCACAAGCAGCTCGGCGCGCTGAAGAACACCCCGACCGTGGACGTGCCGAACTACCTGGAGCCGGGCGCGCAGCCGAAGCCGTCGACGAACCAGCTGGCGGCGGGGGAGAAGCAGGAGCTCCCCTCGCTCGCCGACGCCGCCCGCGGAGGTGAGCAGCAGTGA
- a CDS encoding NADH-quinone oxidoreductase subunit C encodes MTEPTGPTGTSKDDAEPTGGAHSSSQESGAAVEQQRAGGGTAPGDALGGARPAAKMTETRVRSGMFGVRGTGDTSGYGGLRLPGHAPAPAERPFGGWFDEFADELGAALDERSIPRDAIEQVTIDRDELTLYVQPARVNAVARTLRDDPGLRFEFCSTVSGVDYSAPDGAPVERPLHVVYHLLSMTYRRRIRLEAALDLENPHVDSVVDVYPTADWHERETWDMFGVVFDGHPALTRILMPDDWDGHPQRKSYPLGGIPVEYKGAEIPPPDERRAYS; translated from the coding sequence GTGACCGAGCCGACCGGACCCACCGGGACCTCGAAGGACGACGCGGAGCCCACCGGCGGTGCGCACTCCTCGTCGCAGGAGAGCGGCGCGGCCGTCGAGCAGCAGCGGGCCGGTGGCGGTACCGCCCCCGGCGACGCGCTCGGCGGTGCCCGCCCCGCCGCGAAGATGACCGAGACCCGCGTGCGGTCGGGCATGTTCGGCGTCCGCGGCACCGGTGACACCTCCGGCTACGGCGGGCTGCGGCTGCCCGGGCACGCCCCGGCGCCGGCCGAGCGCCCGTTCGGTGGCTGGTTCGACGAGTTCGCCGACGAGCTGGGCGCCGCGCTGGACGAGCGCTCGATCCCGCGGGACGCGATCGAGCAGGTCACCATCGACCGCGACGAGCTGACCCTCTACGTGCAGCCCGCGCGGGTGAACGCGGTGGCCCGCACCCTGCGCGACGACCCGGGCCTGCGCTTCGAGTTCTGCTCGACGGTCTCCGGGGTCGACTACTCCGCGCCGGACGGCGCCCCGGTCGAGCGGCCGCTGCACGTCGTCTACCACCTGCTGTCGATGACCTACCGGCGCCGGATCCGGCTCGAGGCCGCACTGGACCTCGAGAACCCGCACGTGGACAGCGTCGTCGACGTCTACCCGACCGCGGACTGGCACGAGCGCGAGACCTGGGACATGTTCGGCGTCGTCTTCGACGGCCATCCCGCGCTCACCCGGATCCTCATGCCCGACGACTGGGACGGCCACCCCCAGCGCAAGAGCTACCCGCTCGGCGGCATCCCGGTGGAGTACAAGGGTGCGGAGATCCCCCCGCCCGACGAGCGGAGGGCGTACTCGTGA
- a CDS encoding NADH-quinone oxidoreductase subunit D gives MTTTENSAGGTSIGPEDSAGPDPYSAPERETTEGTVYTVTGGDWDTLMDADHEDRIVINMGPQHPSTHGVLRLVLELEGETVTQGRAVIGYLHTGIEKNCEYRTWTQGVTFVTRADYLAPLFNEAAYCMAVEKLLGVQVPDRAEHIRVLLMELNRIGSHLVALATGGMELGALTGMTSGFREREEVLHLLEFLTGLRMNHAFIRPGGLAQDLPEGYREKVTEFLDVMDSRLPDYDRLLTGQPIWKQRLEGVGYLPVDGCLALGASGPILRSAGLAWDLRKHMPYSVYDQYDFEVPTATEADCYARYRLRVAEIHESLKIMRQALTKLDEVGPGRVMVDDPKVAWPAQLSIGSDGMGNTLEHVRKIMGQSMESLIHHFKLVTEGFHVPPGQAFSAVESPRGELGVHLVSDGGTRPVRVHLRDPSFVNLQSMPAMSEGGQVADVIAAVASIDPVMGGCDR, from the coding sequence GTGACCACCACCGAGAACAGCGCAGGCGGAACGAGTATCGGCCCCGAGGACAGCGCGGGCCCCGATCCGTACTCGGCGCCGGAGCGCGAGACCACCGAGGGCACCGTCTACACGGTCACCGGCGGTGACTGGGACACCCTGATGGACGCGGACCACGAGGACCGCATCGTCATCAACATGGGTCCGCAGCACCCGTCCACGCACGGCGTGCTGCGCCTGGTTCTGGAGCTGGAGGGCGAGACCGTCACCCAGGGCCGGGCGGTCATCGGCTACCTGCACACGGGCATCGAGAAGAACTGCGAGTACCGGACCTGGACCCAGGGGGTCACGTTCGTGACCCGCGCGGACTACCTCGCGCCGCTGTTCAACGAGGCCGCGTACTGCATGGCCGTCGAGAAGCTGCTCGGCGTGCAGGTGCCGGACCGGGCCGAGCACATCCGGGTGCTGCTCATGGAGCTCAACCGGATCGGTTCGCACCTGGTCGCGCTGGCCACCGGCGGCATGGAGCTGGGCGCGCTGACCGGCATGACCTCGGGTTTCCGCGAGCGCGAGGAGGTGCTCCACCTCCTGGAGTTCCTGACCGGCCTGCGGATGAACCACGCGTTCATCCGGCCCGGCGGGCTCGCCCAGGACCTCCCCGAGGGCTACCGCGAGAAGGTCACCGAGTTCCTCGACGTGATGGACTCCCGGCTGCCCGACTACGACCGGCTGCTCACCGGCCAGCCGATCTGGAAGCAGCGCCTGGAGGGCGTCGGCTACCTCCCGGTCGACGGCTGCCTGGCGCTCGGCGCGTCCGGCCCGATCCTGCGCTCGGCCGGGCTGGCCTGGGACCTGCGCAAGCACATGCCGTACTCGGTGTACGACCAGTACGACTTCGAGGTCCCGACGGCGACCGAGGCCGACTGCTACGCCCGCTACCGGCTGCGGGTCGCCGAGATCCACGAGTCGCTCAAGATCATGCGGCAGGCGCTGACGAAGCTGGACGAGGTCGGGCCGGGCCGGGTCATGGTCGACGACCCGAAGGTCGCCTGGCCGGCCCAGCTCTCGATCGGCAGCGACGGGATGGGCAACACCCTGGAGCACGTCCGCAAGATCATGGGTCAGTCGATGGAGTCGCTGATCCACCACTTCAAGCTGGTCACCGAGGGCTTCCACGTCCCGCCCGGCCAGGCGTTCTCCGCCGTCGAGTCCCCGCGCGGCGAGCTCGGCGTGCACCTGGTCTCCGACGGCGGCACCCGCCCGGTGCGGGTGCACCTGCGCGACCCCAGCTTCGTGAACCTGCAGTCGATGCCCGCGATGAGCGAGGGCGGCCAGGTCGCCGACGTCATCGCGGCCGTCGCGTCGATCGACCCCGTGATGGGAGGTTGCGACCGATGA
- the nuoE gene encoding NADH-quinone oxidoreductase subunit NuoE has product MTLPGGNPESNSASPVAPAEREFTQRGAQAERASAPPAEPSPVSPTFDVVTRARTKEIISLYPESRSALLPLLHLVQSVEGYVSQDGIRYCAEALGLTTAEVSAVATFYTMYKRNPCGEHLVSVCTNTLCAALGGDEIYDRLRTRLGTGDRPLGHEGTAGEPGTPGSVTLEHAECLAACDLAPVLQVNYEYYDNQTVDSAVELVDALRRGERPQPTRGAPLTDLRTVELELAGFTDDAAEVDTTARVEGPSSAIESVRGARLAEENGWAAPAMPDQPPAMPAAAEKR; this is encoded by the coding sequence ATGACCCTCCCCGGAGGCAACCCGGAGTCCAACTCGGCGAGCCCGGTGGCCCCGGCCGAGCGCGAGTTCACCCAGCGTGGAGCGCAGGCGGAACGCGCATCAGCACCCCCGGCCGAGCCGTCGCCGGTCTCGCCGACGTTCGACGTGGTCACCAGGGCCCGGACGAAGGAGATCATCTCCCTCTACCCGGAGTCGCGTTCGGCGCTGCTCCCGCTGCTGCACCTGGTGCAGTCGGTCGAGGGGTACGTGAGCCAGGACGGCATCCGCTACTGCGCCGAGGCACTGGGACTGACCACCGCCGAGGTGTCCGCGGTGGCCACGTTCTACACGATGTACAAGCGCAACCCGTGCGGCGAGCACCTGGTCAGCGTCTGCACGAACACGCTGTGCGCGGCGCTGGGCGGCGACGAGATCTACGACCGGCTGCGCACCCGGCTCGGCACCGGCGACCGGCCGCTGGGCCACGAGGGCACCGCGGGCGAGCCCGGCACCCCCGGCTCGGTCACGCTGGAGCACGCCGAGTGCCTCGCGGCCTGTGACCTGGCCCCGGTGCTGCAGGTCAACTACGAGTACTACGACAACCAGACGGTCGACTCCGCGGTCGAGCTGGTCGACGCGCTGCGCCGCGGCGAGCGTCCGCAGCCGACCCGCGGTGCCCCGCTGACCGACCTGCGGACCGTCGAGCTGGAACTGGCCGGGTTCACCGACGACGCGGCGGAGGTCGACACCACCGCCCGGGTCGAGGGCCCGTCCAGCGCGATCGAGTCCGTACGCGGTGCCCGGCTCGCCGAGGAGAACGGCTGGGCCGCCCCGGCGATGCCGGACCAGCCGCCCGCGATGCCCGCCGCA